In Dromiciops gliroides isolate mDroGli1 chromosome 4, mDroGli1.pri, whole genome shotgun sequence, one DNA window encodes the following:
- the PLEKHH3 gene encoding pleckstrin homology domain-containing family H member 3 isoform X2 → MPLPGGLWWLLCCRRGFTLLRRDYGDGELGGDADEDEDEETFELRTPGSASCGRGPLEVTLTQPGRSGPGSDRLQGSEETRSLIPERGPPEEEPDIIVKGWLQREPRGGGARPWLPPRRSWFVLTRDSLDQFSGSGRGARRLGSLVLTSLCSVSGPERKPKETGLWSVTVSGRKHSVRLCSSRLAEAARWGAALRSVIAGKAPLETPTQLLLRDIQESGGDSEAVALIYRRNPILRHTSSALYAPLLPLPYGVGPPGPQGQSDLPPTSPPPTPLASPPGPGYAPLREEAVRLFLALQALEGARRPGPLMQGVLQTCRDLPALRDELFLQLAKQTSGPAGPPESPAPNSPAALRYWQLLCCMSCTFRPGGAVRGHLLGHLERTEKAFPDTELAEYTRFIRKALGRTRGRELVPSLAEISALSQRQELLCTVHCPGAGACSVAIDSHTTASEVARELVGRLGLARSRNAFALYEQRGSQERALAGGALVADVLTSLTAEDAECSDSSWRLCLRLHGPLHPEGLPPDGHELPFLFEQAHALLLRGRPPPPEDTLRALAALRLQSLHRDFSPLAPLPRLDRLLPASALTRESPPRPAPRAPPTAALLAGAFWSPGLAKRRAERARRGGTVRSGSPGARDGGSAGAAAAVLGGWKQLRGMGQAEAMATYLAVAAQCPGFGAARYDVLELSTETGGGVPQQLCLGVGAKTMSLSRPGETEPIHSVSYGHVAACQLTGPHTLALKVGDSQLLLQSPQVEEIMHLVNAYLASSTPDRSCNLVTPPDLPTTPSPVSQNPGLDDHQV, encoded by the exons ATGCCTCTCCCGGGGGGGCTCTGGTGGCTCCTTTGCTGCCGTCGGGGCTTCACACTACTGCGGAGGGACTACGGGGACGGGGAGCTTGGCGGCGACGCGGACGAGGACGAAGACGAGGAGACCTTTGAGCTTCGGACCCCGGGTTCGGCTAGCTGCGGGAGA GGCCCACTGGAGGTGACGCTAACACAGCCCGGGAGAAGCGGGCCGGGTTCGGACAG GCTGCAGGGATCAGAGGAGACGAGAAGCCTTATACCCGAGCGCGGTCCCCCTGAAGAGGAGCCGGACATTATCGTCAAAG gTTGGCTGCAGCGGGAGCCTCGGGGAGGGGGGGCGCGGCCCTGGCTGCCCCCCCGCAGGTCCTGGTTCGTGCTCACTCGTGACTCCTTGGACCAGTTTAGTGGGAGCGGCCGCGGGGCCCGGCGACTGGGAAGCCTGGTATTGACCAGTCTGTGTTCTGTGTCGGGCCCTGAGCGAAAGCCCAAGGAAACAG GCCTCTGGTCAGTGACGGTGTCAGGCCGCAAACACAGTGTCCGGCTCTGCTCTTCTCGGCTAGCCGAGGCAGCGCGCTGGGGTGCAGCACTTCGGAGTGTGATTGCAGGGAAGGCGCCCCTAGAGACCCCCACCCAGCTCCTACTTCGGGATATTCAG GAGAGTGGTGGAGACTCTGAGGCTGTGGCCCTGATTTATCGACGGAACCCAATCTTGAGGCACACAAGCAGTGCCCTGTATGCCCCACTCCTGCCTCTGCCCTATGGGGTTGGTCCTCCAG GTCCCCAAGGCCAGTCTGATCTACCtccaacctccccaccccccacccccctcgcTTCCCCACCAGGTCCGGGCTATGCGCCACTTCGAGAGGAGGCGGTCCGGCTGTTCTTGGCCCTGCAGGCCCTCGAGGGGGCGAGGCGCCCGGGGCCGCTGATGCAGGGCGTGCTCCAGACCTGCCGGGACCTGCCGGCGCTCCGGGACGAACTCTTCCTGCAGCTGGCCAAGCAGACTTCGGGCCCCGCAGGGCCCCCAGAGTCCCCCGCCCCTAACAGCCCGGCTGCCCTGCGATACTGGCAGCTACTCTGCTGCATGAGCTGCACCTTCAGGCCTGGGGGGGCCGTTCGGGGGCATCTACTGGGCCACCtggagag GACagagaaagcctttcctgacacCGAGCTGGCTGAGTATACGCGCTTCATCAGGAAGGCTCTGGGGCGGACTCGGGGCAGGGAGCTGGTGCCGTCTTTGGCCGAAATCTCAGCTCTCAGCCAGCGTCAGGAGCTTCTGTGTACGGTGCACTGTCCAGGAGCAGGAGCCTGTAGCGTGGCCATTGACTCACACACTACTGCTTCAGAG GTGGCGCGGGAGCTCGTAGGGCGGCTTGGCTTGGCTCGGAGCCGAAATGCGTTCGCGCTCTACGAACAGAGGGGCTCACAGGAGCGGGCCCTGGCTGGAGGGGCCCTAGTGGCTGACGTGCTCACCAG TTTGACTGCAGAGGACGCAGAATGTTCGGATTCGAGCTGGAGGCTGTGTTTGCGCCTCCACGGACCTCTGCATCCCGAGGGCCTGCCTCCAGACGGGCATGAACTACCTTTCCTATTTGAGCAG GCCCACGCTCTGCTGTTGCGGGGCCGGCCGCCCCCACCCGAAGACACGCTGAGGGCCTTGGCCGCCCTGCGCCTACAAAGTCTCCACCGTGACTTCTCTCCTCTGGCTCCTCTTCCTCGTCTAGACCGCCTGCTGCCCGCTTCAGCCCTGACCCGAGAAAGCCCACCCCGCCCAGCCCCTAGAGCTCCTCCTACCGCCGCCCTGCTGGCCGGGGCGTTCTGGAGTCCAGGCTTAGCCAAGAGGAGGGCAGAGCGGGCCAGACGTGGGGGCACGGTCCGGAGTGGGAGTCCCGGGGCCCGCGATGGGGGAAGCGCTGGGGCTGCTGCGGCTGTCCTGGGAGGGTGGAAGCAGTTGCGGGGAATGGGCCAGGCCGAGGCGATGGCGACCTACTTGGCTGTAGCCGCACAGTGTCCAGGTTTCGGTGCTGCCCGGTATGACGTCCTGGAACTGAGCACG GAGACTGGGGGTGGTGTCCCACAGCAGCTCTGCCTTGGAGTGGGGGCCAAGACCATGTCCCTGTCTAGACCAGGGGAGACCGAACCCATCCACAGTGTCAGCTATGGTCACGTGGCAGCCTGCCAGCTGACTGGTCCACACACTCTGGCACTAAAGGTTGGGGACAGTCAACTGCTCCTACAGAGCCCCCAG GTGGAAGAGATCATGCACCTAGTGAATGCCTACCTGGCTAGCTCCACTCCTGACAGATCCTGCAATCTTGTCACCCCACCAGACCTGCCAACAACACCCTCTCCTGTCAGCCAGAATCCAGGCCTTGATGACCACCAAGTATAA
- the PLEKHH3 gene encoding pleckstrin homology domain-containing family H member 3 isoform X1, translating to MPLPGGLWWLLCCRRGFTLLRRDYGDGELGGDADEDEDEETFELRTPGSASCGRGPLEVTLTQPGRSGPGSDRLQGSEETRSLIPERGPPEEEPDIIVKGWLQREPRGGGARPWLPPRRSWFVLTRDSLDQFSGSGRGARRLGSLVLTSLCSVSGPERKPKETGLWSVTVSGRKHSVRLCSSRLAEAARWGAALRSVIAGKAPLETPTQLLLRDIQESGGDSEAVALIYRRNPILRHTSSALYAPLLPLPYGVGPPGPQGQSDLPPTSPPPTPLASPPGPGYAPLREEAVRLFLALQALEGARRPGPLMQGVLQTCRDLPALRDELFLQLAKQTSGPAGPPESPAPNSPAALRYWQLLCCMSCTFRPGGAVRGHLLGHLERTEKAFPDTELAEYTRFIRKALGRTRGRELVPSLAEISALSQRQELLCTVHCPGAGACSVAIDSHTTASEVARELVGRLGLARSRNAFALYEQRGSQERALAGGALVADVLTRFENLTAEDAECSDSSWRLCLRLHGPLHPEGLPPDGHELPFLFEQAHALLLRGRPPPPEDTLRALAALRLQSLHRDFSPLAPLPRLDRLLPASALTRESPPRPAPRAPPTAALLAGAFWSPGLAKRRAERARRGGTVRSGSPGARDGGSAGAAAAVLGGWKQLRGMGQAEAMATYLAVAAQCPGFGAARYDVLELSTETGGGVPQQLCLGVGAKTMSLSRPGETEPIHSVSYGHVAACQLTGPHTLALKVGDSQLLLQSPQVEEIMHLVNAYLASSTPDRSCNLVTPPDLPTTPSPVSQNPGLDDHQV from the exons ATGCCTCTCCCGGGGGGGCTCTGGTGGCTCCTTTGCTGCCGTCGGGGCTTCACACTACTGCGGAGGGACTACGGGGACGGGGAGCTTGGCGGCGACGCGGACGAGGACGAAGACGAGGAGACCTTTGAGCTTCGGACCCCGGGTTCGGCTAGCTGCGGGAGA GGCCCACTGGAGGTGACGCTAACACAGCCCGGGAGAAGCGGGCCGGGTTCGGACAG GCTGCAGGGATCAGAGGAGACGAGAAGCCTTATACCCGAGCGCGGTCCCCCTGAAGAGGAGCCGGACATTATCGTCAAAG gTTGGCTGCAGCGGGAGCCTCGGGGAGGGGGGGCGCGGCCCTGGCTGCCCCCCCGCAGGTCCTGGTTCGTGCTCACTCGTGACTCCTTGGACCAGTTTAGTGGGAGCGGCCGCGGGGCCCGGCGACTGGGAAGCCTGGTATTGACCAGTCTGTGTTCTGTGTCGGGCCCTGAGCGAAAGCCCAAGGAAACAG GCCTCTGGTCAGTGACGGTGTCAGGCCGCAAACACAGTGTCCGGCTCTGCTCTTCTCGGCTAGCCGAGGCAGCGCGCTGGGGTGCAGCACTTCGGAGTGTGATTGCAGGGAAGGCGCCCCTAGAGACCCCCACCCAGCTCCTACTTCGGGATATTCAG GAGAGTGGTGGAGACTCTGAGGCTGTGGCCCTGATTTATCGACGGAACCCAATCTTGAGGCACACAAGCAGTGCCCTGTATGCCCCACTCCTGCCTCTGCCCTATGGGGTTGGTCCTCCAG GTCCCCAAGGCCAGTCTGATCTACCtccaacctccccaccccccacccccctcgcTTCCCCACCAGGTCCGGGCTATGCGCCACTTCGAGAGGAGGCGGTCCGGCTGTTCTTGGCCCTGCAGGCCCTCGAGGGGGCGAGGCGCCCGGGGCCGCTGATGCAGGGCGTGCTCCAGACCTGCCGGGACCTGCCGGCGCTCCGGGACGAACTCTTCCTGCAGCTGGCCAAGCAGACTTCGGGCCCCGCAGGGCCCCCAGAGTCCCCCGCCCCTAACAGCCCGGCTGCCCTGCGATACTGGCAGCTACTCTGCTGCATGAGCTGCACCTTCAGGCCTGGGGGGGCCGTTCGGGGGCATCTACTGGGCCACCtggagag GACagagaaagcctttcctgacacCGAGCTGGCTGAGTATACGCGCTTCATCAGGAAGGCTCTGGGGCGGACTCGGGGCAGGGAGCTGGTGCCGTCTTTGGCCGAAATCTCAGCTCTCAGCCAGCGTCAGGAGCTTCTGTGTACGGTGCACTGTCCAGGAGCAGGAGCCTGTAGCGTGGCCATTGACTCACACACTACTGCTTCAGAG GTGGCGCGGGAGCTCGTAGGGCGGCTTGGCTTGGCTCGGAGCCGAAATGCGTTCGCGCTCTACGAACAGAGGGGCTCACAGGAGCGGGCCCTGGCTGGAGGGGCCCTAGTGGCTGACGTGCTCACCAGGTTTGAGAA TTTGACTGCAGAGGACGCAGAATGTTCGGATTCGAGCTGGAGGCTGTGTTTGCGCCTCCACGGACCTCTGCATCCCGAGGGCCTGCCTCCAGACGGGCATGAACTACCTTTCCTATTTGAGCAG GCCCACGCTCTGCTGTTGCGGGGCCGGCCGCCCCCACCCGAAGACACGCTGAGGGCCTTGGCCGCCCTGCGCCTACAAAGTCTCCACCGTGACTTCTCTCCTCTGGCTCCTCTTCCTCGTCTAGACCGCCTGCTGCCCGCTTCAGCCCTGACCCGAGAAAGCCCACCCCGCCCAGCCCCTAGAGCTCCTCCTACCGCCGCCCTGCTGGCCGGGGCGTTCTGGAGTCCAGGCTTAGCCAAGAGGAGGGCAGAGCGGGCCAGACGTGGGGGCACGGTCCGGAGTGGGAGTCCCGGGGCCCGCGATGGGGGAAGCGCTGGGGCTGCTGCGGCTGTCCTGGGAGGGTGGAAGCAGTTGCGGGGAATGGGCCAGGCCGAGGCGATGGCGACCTACTTGGCTGTAGCCGCACAGTGTCCAGGTTTCGGTGCTGCCCGGTATGACGTCCTGGAACTGAGCACG GAGACTGGGGGTGGTGTCCCACAGCAGCTCTGCCTTGGAGTGGGGGCCAAGACCATGTCCCTGTCTAGACCAGGGGAGACCGAACCCATCCACAGTGTCAGCTATGGTCACGTGGCAGCCTGCCAGCTGACTGGTCCACACACTCTGGCACTAAAGGTTGGGGACAGTCAACTGCTCCTACAGAGCCCCCAG GTGGAAGAGATCATGCACCTAGTGAATGCCTACCTGGCTAGCTCCACTCCTGACAGATCCTGCAATCTTGTCACCCCACCAGACCTGCCAACAACACCCTCTCCTGTCAGCCAGAATCCAGGCCTTGATGACCACCAAGTATAA
- the PLEKHH3 gene encoding pleckstrin homology domain-containing family H member 3 isoform X4: MPLPGGLWWLLCCRRGFTLLRRDYGDGELGGDADEDEDEETFELRTPGSASCGRGPLEVTLTQPGRSGPGSDRLQGSEETRSLIPERGPPEEEPDIIVKGWLQREPRGGGARPWLPPRRSWFVLTRDSLDQFSGSGRGARRLGSLVLTSLCSVSGPERKPKETGLWSVTVSGRKHSVRLCSSRLAEAARWGAALRSVIAGKAPLETPTQLLLRDIQESGGDSEAVALIYRRNPILRHTSSALYAPLLPLPYGVGPPGPGYAPLREEAVRLFLALQALEGARRPGPLMQGVLQTCRDLPALRDELFLQLAKQTSGPAGPPESPAPNSPAALRYWQLLCCMSCTFRPGGAVRGHLLGHLERTEKAFPDTELAEYTRFIRKALGRTRGRELVPSLAEISALSQRQELLCTVHCPGAGACSVAIDSHTTASEVARELVGRLGLARSRNAFALYEQRGSQERALAGGALVADVLTSLTAEDAECSDSSWRLCLRLHGPLHPEGLPPDGHELPFLFEQAHALLLRGRPPPPEDTLRALAALRLQSLHRDFSPLAPLPRLDRLLPASALTRESPPRPAPRAPPTAALLAGAFWSPGLAKRRAERARRGGTVRSGSPGARDGGSAGAAAAVLGGWKQLRGMGQAEAMATYLAVAAQCPGFGAARYDVLELSTETGGGVPQQLCLGVGAKTMSLSRPGETEPIHSVSYGHVAACQLTGPHTLALKVGDSQLLLQSPQVEEIMHLVNAYLASSTPDRSCNLVTPPDLPTTPSPVSQNPGLDDHQV, translated from the exons ATGCCTCTCCCGGGGGGGCTCTGGTGGCTCCTTTGCTGCCGTCGGGGCTTCACACTACTGCGGAGGGACTACGGGGACGGGGAGCTTGGCGGCGACGCGGACGAGGACGAAGACGAGGAGACCTTTGAGCTTCGGACCCCGGGTTCGGCTAGCTGCGGGAGA GGCCCACTGGAGGTGACGCTAACACAGCCCGGGAGAAGCGGGCCGGGTTCGGACAG GCTGCAGGGATCAGAGGAGACGAGAAGCCTTATACCCGAGCGCGGTCCCCCTGAAGAGGAGCCGGACATTATCGTCAAAG gTTGGCTGCAGCGGGAGCCTCGGGGAGGGGGGGCGCGGCCCTGGCTGCCCCCCCGCAGGTCCTGGTTCGTGCTCACTCGTGACTCCTTGGACCAGTTTAGTGGGAGCGGCCGCGGGGCCCGGCGACTGGGAAGCCTGGTATTGACCAGTCTGTGTTCTGTGTCGGGCCCTGAGCGAAAGCCCAAGGAAACAG GCCTCTGGTCAGTGACGGTGTCAGGCCGCAAACACAGTGTCCGGCTCTGCTCTTCTCGGCTAGCCGAGGCAGCGCGCTGGGGTGCAGCACTTCGGAGTGTGATTGCAGGGAAGGCGCCCCTAGAGACCCCCACCCAGCTCCTACTTCGGGATATTCAG GAGAGTGGTGGAGACTCTGAGGCTGTGGCCCTGATTTATCGACGGAACCCAATCTTGAGGCACACAAGCAGTGCCCTGTATGCCCCACTCCTGCCTCTGCCCTATGGGGTTGGTCCTCCAG GTCCGGGCTATGCGCCACTTCGAGAGGAGGCGGTCCGGCTGTTCTTGGCCCTGCAGGCCCTCGAGGGGGCGAGGCGCCCGGGGCCGCTGATGCAGGGCGTGCTCCAGACCTGCCGGGACCTGCCGGCGCTCCGGGACGAACTCTTCCTGCAGCTGGCCAAGCAGACTTCGGGCCCCGCAGGGCCCCCAGAGTCCCCCGCCCCTAACAGCCCGGCTGCCCTGCGATACTGGCAGCTACTCTGCTGCATGAGCTGCACCTTCAGGCCTGGGGGGGCCGTTCGGGGGCATCTACTGGGCCACCtggagag GACagagaaagcctttcctgacacCGAGCTGGCTGAGTATACGCGCTTCATCAGGAAGGCTCTGGGGCGGACTCGGGGCAGGGAGCTGGTGCCGTCTTTGGCCGAAATCTCAGCTCTCAGCCAGCGTCAGGAGCTTCTGTGTACGGTGCACTGTCCAGGAGCAGGAGCCTGTAGCGTGGCCATTGACTCACACACTACTGCTTCAGAG GTGGCGCGGGAGCTCGTAGGGCGGCTTGGCTTGGCTCGGAGCCGAAATGCGTTCGCGCTCTACGAACAGAGGGGCTCACAGGAGCGGGCCCTGGCTGGAGGGGCCCTAGTGGCTGACGTGCTCACCAG TTTGACTGCAGAGGACGCAGAATGTTCGGATTCGAGCTGGAGGCTGTGTTTGCGCCTCCACGGACCTCTGCATCCCGAGGGCCTGCCTCCAGACGGGCATGAACTACCTTTCCTATTTGAGCAG GCCCACGCTCTGCTGTTGCGGGGCCGGCCGCCCCCACCCGAAGACACGCTGAGGGCCTTGGCCGCCCTGCGCCTACAAAGTCTCCACCGTGACTTCTCTCCTCTGGCTCCTCTTCCTCGTCTAGACCGCCTGCTGCCCGCTTCAGCCCTGACCCGAGAAAGCCCACCCCGCCCAGCCCCTAGAGCTCCTCCTACCGCCGCCCTGCTGGCCGGGGCGTTCTGGAGTCCAGGCTTAGCCAAGAGGAGGGCAGAGCGGGCCAGACGTGGGGGCACGGTCCGGAGTGGGAGTCCCGGGGCCCGCGATGGGGGAAGCGCTGGGGCTGCTGCGGCTGTCCTGGGAGGGTGGAAGCAGTTGCGGGGAATGGGCCAGGCCGAGGCGATGGCGACCTACTTGGCTGTAGCCGCACAGTGTCCAGGTTTCGGTGCTGCCCGGTATGACGTCCTGGAACTGAGCACG GAGACTGGGGGTGGTGTCCCACAGCAGCTCTGCCTTGGAGTGGGGGCCAAGACCATGTCCCTGTCTAGACCAGGGGAGACCGAACCCATCCACAGTGTCAGCTATGGTCACGTGGCAGCCTGCCAGCTGACTGGTCCACACACTCTGGCACTAAAGGTTGGGGACAGTCAACTGCTCCTACAGAGCCCCCAG GTGGAAGAGATCATGCACCTAGTGAATGCCTACCTGGCTAGCTCCACTCCTGACAGATCCTGCAATCTTGTCACCCCACCAGACCTGCCAACAACACCCTCTCCTGTCAGCCAGAATCCAGGCCTTGATGACCACCAAGTATAA
- the PLEKHH3 gene encoding pleckstrin homology domain-containing family H member 3 isoform X5, with the protein MPLPGGLWWLLCCRRGFTLLRRDYGDGELGGDADEDEDEETFELRTPGSASCGRGPLEVTLTQPGRSGPGSDRLQGSEETRSLIPERGPPEEEPDIIVKGWLQREPRGGGARPWLPPRRSWFVLTRDSLDQFSGSGRGARRLGSLVLTSLCSVSGPERKPKETGLWSVTVSGRKHSVRLCSSRLAEAARWGAALRSVIAGKAPLETPTQLLLRDIQESGGDSEAVALIYRRNPILRHTSSALYAPLLPLPYGVGPPGPQGQSDLPPTSPPPTPLASPPGPGYAPLREEAVRLFLALQALEGARRPGPLMQGVLQTCRDLPALRDELFLQLAKQTSGPAGPPESPAPNSPAALRYWQLLCCMSCTFRPGGAVRGHLLGHLERTEKAFPDTELAEYTRFIRKALGRTRGRELVPSLAEISALSQRQELLCTVHCPGAGACSVAIDSHTTASEVARELVGRLGLARSRNAFALYEQRGSQERALAGGALVADVLTRFENLTAEDAECSDSSWRLCLRLHGPLHPEGLPPDGHELPFLFEQETGGGVPQQLCLGVGAKTMSLSRPGETEPIHSVSYGHVAACQLTGPHTLALKVGDSQLLLQSPQVEEIMHLVNAYLASSTPDRSCNLVTPPDLPTTPSPVSQNPGLDDHQV; encoded by the exons ATGCCTCTCCCGGGGGGGCTCTGGTGGCTCCTTTGCTGCCGTCGGGGCTTCACACTACTGCGGAGGGACTACGGGGACGGGGAGCTTGGCGGCGACGCGGACGAGGACGAAGACGAGGAGACCTTTGAGCTTCGGACCCCGGGTTCGGCTAGCTGCGGGAGA GGCCCACTGGAGGTGACGCTAACACAGCCCGGGAGAAGCGGGCCGGGTTCGGACAG GCTGCAGGGATCAGAGGAGACGAGAAGCCTTATACCCGAGCGCGGTCCCCCTGAAGAGGAGCCGGACATTATCGTCAAAG gTTGGCTGCAGCGGGAGCCTCGGGGAGGGGGGGCGCGGCCCTGGCTGCCCCCCCGCAGGTCCTGGTTCGTGCTCACTCGTGACTCCTTGGACCAGTTTAGTGGGAGCGGCCGCGGGGCCCGGCGACTGGGAAGCCTGGTATTGACCAGTCTGTGTTCTGTGTCGGGCCCTGAGCGAAAGCCCAAGGAAACAG GCCTCTGGTCAGTGACGGTGTCAGGCCGCAAACACAGTGTCCGGCTCTGCTCTTCTCGGCTAGCCGAGGCAGCGCGCTGGGGTGCAGCACTTCGGAGTGTGATTGCAGGGAAGGCGCCCCTAGAGACCCCCACCCAGCTCCTACTTCGGGATATTCAG GAGAGTGGTGGAGACTCTGAGGCTGTGGCCCTGATTTATCGACGGAACCCAATCTTGAGGCACACAAGCAGTGCCCTGTATGCCCCACTCCTGCCTCTGCCCTATGGGGTTGGTCCTCCAG GTCCCCAAGGCCAGTCTGATCTACCtccaacctccccaccccccacccccctcgcTTCCCCACCAGGTCCGGGCTATGCGCCACTTCGAGAGGAGGCGGTCCGGCTGTTCTTGGCCCTGCAGGCCCTCGAGGGGGCGAGGCGCCCGGGGCCGCTGATGCAGGGCGTGCTCCAGACCTGCCGGGACCTGCCGGCGCTCCGGGACGAACTCTTCCTGCAGCTGGCCAAGCAGACTTCGGGCCCCGCAGGGCCCCCAGAGTCCCCCGCCCCTAACAGCCCGGCTGCCCTGCGATACTGGCAGCTACTCTGCTGCATGAGCTGCACCTTCAGGCCTGGGGGGGCCGTTCGGGGGCATCTACTGGGCCACCtggagag GACagagaaagcctttcctgacacCGAGCTGGCTGAGTATACGCGCTTCATCAGGAAGGCTCTGGGGCGGACTCGGGGCAGGGAGCTGGTGCCGTCTTTGGCCGAAATCTCAGCTCTCAGCCAGCGTCAGGAGCTTCTGTGTACGGTGCACTGTCCAGGAGCAGGAGCCTGTAGCGTGGCCATTGACTCACACACTACTGCTTCAGAG GTGGCGCGGGAGCTCGTAGGGCGGCTTGGCTTGGCTCGGAGCCGAAATGCGTTCGCGCTCTACGAACAGAGGGGCTCACAGGAGCGGGCCCTGGCTGGAGGGGCCCTAGTGGCTGACGTGCTCACCAGGTTTGAGAA TTTGACTGCAGAGGACGCAGAATGTTCGGATTCGAGCTGGAGGCTGTGTTTGCGCCTCCACGGACCTCTGCATCCCGAGGGCCTGCCTCCAGACGGGCATGAACTACCTTTCCTATTTGAGCAG GAGACTGGGGGTGGTGTCCCACAGCAGCTCTGCCTTGGAGTGGGGGCCAAGACCATGTCCCTGTCTAGACCAGGGGAGACCGAACCCATCCACAGTGTCAGCTATGGTCACGTGGCAGCCTGCCAGCTGACTGGTCCACACACTCTGGCACTAAAGGTTGGGGACAGTCAACTGCTCCTACAGAGCCCCCAG GTGGAAGAGATCATGCACCTAGTGAATGCCTACCTGGCTAGCTCCACTCCTGACAGATCCTGCAATCTTGTCACCCCACCAGACCTGCCAACAACACCCTCTCCTGTCAGCCAGAATCCAGGCCTTGATGACCACCAAGTATAA